ATGCTTCAGCCCATTACTCATGGTATTGACGGCACCTGGCCCGGGAGTAAGGCTGAGCAACAGGGTTGCGACAAAGAACGTAATCCACACGCTTAAGGACATGATGCAGGAGTCTCTACCAGTTCAGGATCATCCAGACAGCGGACAGCACTGACAACGCGCCATAAACGCGTGCTGCCAGCCGGCCACTGAGAATTTTTTGCAGAATGACGAAATGCAGAATGGGGAAGGTAACGAACAAGCTACAGAGCACCATCCATCCGTTAAGATTCAGTGCGCCATAGACCGCGGAAAGAATCAGCACTAACGCACCAAGATTGCCCCAAATCATCAATTCTGCATTGATTTCCGAGGCGCTCTTTTTCATCAGAGCCTGCACTGACAGTGCGGCTGACATGGAAAACGTTCCTCCCAACAGGAACGCAGCAAGTAAACCGTTCATAGACCCTCCAACAACAGCCGCCCATTGTAGTGAGGGACAATGAAGGACTCCAGCATAGCTAGTCGCTGGAGAGACTATTCCTTCTTATCAGTCTCATTAGACTCCTGACGCATACCGAAGCTGTTGCTCATCATTCCCAGCATCATTTTCTGCCAGGCTTCCATGGTCCCGATGGCTCCAGGTATATGAGGCTTTAGCCAGCTGAGGGCATCGTAGCCCTCCACTCCTGCTTCCATCTGCTCGCGAAAACGGTTCAACATTTCCTGATGCAGCGGCTCCAGATCAGGTAAGCCGAACACTTTACGCAACTCCTCAGGCGTGACGTCTACCACAACATTGAACTTCATGTTTTTACTCCATGTCTGTATGGCCTCGGTACACGCGACGCCGTAAACAATCACTTAAATATCTTTTCACCAAGCCTAGCCGAGGGCCCGCTGCAATACCAACGGCCCCTGAGTGAAGCATCAGGTACTTGCTGCTGTCTGTTCCTTCAATCCCCACCACGCCAGCAACAGTGCGAGGCCGGTCACTATGGCAGCAAAGATAAACGTTTGCGACATACCCAGTTCTACCCAGATATAGCCACTGACCAAGGCTCCCAGAGAGCCACCGGCACCGTACGCCACTGCAGAAAACAGCGCCTGCCCCTGCCCTTCATTCCCGCCGGAAAAATACTGCTGGACCAGGTTGATACCACAAACGTGCAGTACGCCAAAAGTTGCCGCGTGACACAGCTGACTGATCGTCGCCAGCGGCAACGACTCAGGAGCCCAGGCTGTCAGCAACCACCGGGCAATACTGATCAGCAACGCCAGCTTCAACAGACGCAATACACCCAGGCGCAAAAAACGGTACATGTAGAAAAACAATACCACCTCTGCCAGTACACCCAGCGCCCAGAATCCGCCGATGGCCATACTGGAATAACCATGCGCCTGCATATAGAGACTATAGAACGTGTAATACGGCCCCATGGCGACCTGCGACAGCAGAAAAACCACGTAGAAAAGTATTACTTGAGGAACAAGAAAACGCTGCAGGAAAGAAGGTCGCTGCTGATTATTGACGGCCACCTGTGGCTCGCTAATGGAACAGGCGCACCCCCAGCTTCCGGCTAGTGCAGCCATCAGGAACAGCGGCAGCAAACTTACAGGAAACTTCTCAAACAATGCCCCCAGGCCGACCACAGCCAGTACAAAGCCCAGCGATCCCCAGATACGAATGCGACTGTAGTAAGGCCGCTGCAAATCCAGATATTGCAGCGTAATCACTTCAAACTGCGGCAGCACGGCATTCAGAAAGAAGGTGAACGCCGTCATGGCCAGCGCCATCGTCAACCAGCTATCGGCCAGCCAGACAGTGATGACACTGAGCGTACCAAGAAAGGCTCCAATACGAATGATACGCAGCCGCTTGCCGGTATTATCCGCCAACCACCCCCATACATTCGGACCAACGATGCGGGTAGCCATATAAATGGACATCAACTGGCCGATGGCTACGCCGTCAAAACCATGATCTTTGAGGTAGAGACCCCAGTAGGGAGAGAAACAGCCGATGAAGGCAAAGTAGCAGGCGTAAAAGCCGGACAGGCGCCAATAAGGCAGCCCGTCTCGACTGAAAGGTACTTGCATCTGCTCAGGCAGAAGCGGGAATGACAGGTGTAGTTACCTGAACATCCGCATTTTGCGCGCGATGGCGCAGGTAGTGATCCAGCACAACAATAGCCATCATTGCTTCTGCAATGGGAGTAGCACGAATGCCAACGCAGGGGTCATGACGACCGTGGGTGACGACTTCGATAGGCTCTCCGTTTGCATCAATACTGCGCCCAGGCAGACGCAAGCTGGAAGTGGGTTTTAATGCAATGCTGACGAGTAAATCCTGTCCACTGGAGATCCCACCCAGAATGCCGCCGGCATTGTTGGACAGAAAACCCTGTGGTGTCAGCTCGTCACGATGCTCCGTACCCTTCTGCTCTACACAGGCAAATCCGGCCCCCACCTCAACACCTTTTACGGCATTGATACTCATCATGGCATGGGCAAGATCGGCATCCAGTCGATCAAATACCGGCTCGCCAAAACCAGGGATCATGCCTGTGGCTACCACATTGATCCGTGCACCGATGGAGTCTCCTTCTTTACGCAGTGCATCCATATAGTCTGCCATCTGCACTGCAGCGTCCGCGTCGGGACAGAAGAAGGCATTGTTGGCGACTTCATCCCATGAGAACTTGGCCGGATCTGCTTTGATTGGCCCCAGCTGAGAGAGGTAGCCCTTGATCTCAATGCCCAGCCGCTCTTTCAGAAACTTCTTGGCAATGGCACCTGCAGCCACGCGCATGGCAGTCTCACGTGCAGAAGAGCGGCCACCGCCACGATAATCACGAATACCGTATTTGTGGGTATAGGTGTAGTCAGCATGAGCAGGTCGGAACGTATCCTTGATATTGGAGTAATCCTTGGAGCGCTGGTCCTGATTTTCGATCAGCAGGCCAATGGAAGTACCCGTTGTCACACCTTCGAACACGCCGGACAGAATCCTGACCTCATCCGGCTCACGGCGCTGAGTGGTATAACGCGATTGTCCGGGCTTCCGACGATCCAGTTCGATCTGGATATCTGCTTCAGTCAGCGCAATGCCGGGTGGGCAACCATCAATGATGCAACCCAAGGCGATACCGTGACTTTCTCCGAAGGTAGTCACCGTGAATACCTGGCCTATGGTATTACCTGCCATGTGAAATCTAACCTCTGCTCAGGTTGCCCATACAACCTGTAAAAAATTCGTATGCTCCATGGAGCATGATTAATCTGGCAGCTTAATGAGCCAGCCGACCCATCAGGATACTGCCATCAGAACAGATGTGCACACTGCCGCAGTTGATCAGCGGTCAGCATGAAGACACCATGTCCACCACGCTCGAAGTCCAGCCACAGGAAAGGTACCTGCGGGTACTGCTCCTGCAAGTGAATCTCAGAATTGCCAACCTCTACGATGAGTAAACCATCAGGGGTCAGATAGTCTACCGCCTGACGCAGAATTCGACGGGTAACATCCAGTCCATCGTCCCCAGATGCAAG
This genomic interval from Pokkaliibacter sp. MBI-7 contains the following:
- a CDS encoding DUF6489 family protein, translated to MKFNVVVDVTPEELRKVFGLPDLEPLHQEMLNRFREQMEAGVEGYDALSWLKPHIPGAIGTMEAWQKMMLGMMSNSFGMRQESNETDKKE
- a CDS encoding MFS transporter; protein product: MQVPFSRDGLPYWRLSGFYACYFAFIGCFSPYWGLYLKDHGFDGVAIGQLMSIYMATRIVGPNVWGWLADNTGKRLRIIRIGAFLGTLSVITVWLADSWLTMALAMTAFTFFLNAVLPQFEVITLQYLDLQRPYYSRIRIWGSLGFVLAVVGLGALFEKFPVSLLPLFLMAALAGSWGCACSISEPQVAVNNQQRPSFLQRFLVPQVILFYVVFLLSQVAMGPYYTFYSLYMQAHGYSSMAIGGFWALGVLAEVVLFFYMYRFLRLGVLRLLKLALLISIARWLLTAWAPESLPLATISQLCHAATFGVLHVCGINLVQQYFSGGNEGQGQALFSAVAYGAGGSLGALVSGYIWVELGMSQTFIFAAIVTGLALLLAWWGLKEQTAAST
- the aroC gene encoding chorismate synthase; protein product: MAGNTIGQVFTVTTFGESHGIALGCIIDGCPPGIALTEADIQIELDRRKPGQSRYTTQRREPDEVRILSGVFEGVTTGTSIGLLIENQDQRSKDYSNIKDTFRPAHADYTYTHKYGIRDYRGGGRSSARETAMRVAAGAIAKKFLKERLGIEIKGYLSQLGPIKADPAKFSWDEVANNAFFCPDADAAVQMADYMDALRKEGDSIGARINVVATGMIPGFGEPVFDRLDADLAHAMMSINAVKGVEVGAGFACVEQKGTEHRDELTPQGFLSNNAGGILGGISSGQDLLVSIALKPTSSLRLPGRSIDANGEPIEVVTHGRHDPCVGIRATPIAEAMMAIVVLDHYLRHRAQNADVQVTTPVIPASA